In a genomic window of Rubrobacter aplysinae:
- the ahbA gene encoding siroheme decarboxylase subunit alpha codes for MMDSTDKEILNYIQREFPLEREPFAAVGREIGIAQDEVIRRIETLKRGKVIRQISAIFDTRVLGYHSSLVAAKIPPEKLNAGAKAINSHPGVSHNYERNNELNLWYTVAVPPDSRLGLEGTVNVLHEISGAEKTRVLPTLKLFKIGVTLDMNQGATAKKEAPAYGENDRAAADKNVTENDKAAIKALQEDIPLTPRPFDLWGEQVGLSYEELLERAYDLRERKIMRRFSAVLYHRKAGFKANGMGVWQVPEDRVDEVGQMFAQYQAVSHCYERPTYEDWPYNVFSMVHGRSVEECETVLEAMADETGVRDYTSLYSTREYKKTRVRYFTPEMDAWERLYAGALRG; via the coding sequence ATGATGGACAGCACCGACAAGGAGATACTGAATTATATCCAGCGGGAGTTCCCACTGGAACGCGAGCCATTTGCGGCCGTTGGGCGTGAGATCGGCATCGCCCAGGACGAGGTGATCCGGCGCATCGAGACCCTCAAGCGCGGCAAGGTGATACGTCAGATCTCGGCCATCTTCGACACCCGTGTCCTTGGCTACCACTCCTCGCTGGTGGCGGCGAAGATCCCGCCAGAGAAGCTGAACGCCGGAGCCAAGGCCATAAACTCCCACCCCGGCGTCTCCCACAACTACGAGCGCAACAACGAGTTGAACCTCTGGTACACGGTCGCCGTCCCGCCGGACTCCCGGCTCGGGCTCGAAGGCACGGTAAACGTGCTGCACGAGATCTCAGGCGCGGAGAAGACCCGCGTCCTGCCGACCCTGAAGCTGTTCAAGATCGGGGTCACCCTGGACATGAACCAGGGTGCGACCGCCAAGAAAGAGGCCCCGGCCTACGGAGAGAACGACCGGGCCGCCGCCGACAAGAACGTAACTGAGAATGACAAGGCCGCGATAAAGGCGCTACAGGAGGACATCCCCCTAACGCCGCGCCCGTTCGACCTGTGGGGCGAGCAGGTCGGGCTCTCTTATGAGGAGCTTCTGGAGAGGGCCTACGATCTGCGGGAGCGTAAGATCATGCGCCGCTTCTCCGCCGTGCTCTACCATCGTAAGGCGGGCTTCAAGGCCAACGGCATGGGCGTGTGGCAGGTACCCGAGGACCGCGTGGACGAGGTCGGCCAGATGTTCGCCCAGTATCAGGCGGTAAGCCACTGTTACGAGCGGCCGACCTACGAGGACTGGCCGTACAATGTCTTCTCCATGGTCCACGGCCGCAGCGTCGAGGAGTGCGAGACGGTGCTCGAAGCGATGGCCGACGAGACGGGCGTGCGCGACTACACCTCGCTCTACTCCACCCGCGAGTACAAGAAGACCCGCGTACGGTACTTCACCCCGGAGATGGACGCCTGGGAGCGTCTCTATGCCGGGGCCCTGCGCGGCTAG
- a CDS encoding sulfite exporter TauE/SafE family protein yields MLELLEPAVLVAVAAVFTAGAVSGLVGFGFALVCVPLLLLVYDPATVIPVNVALSVFTTMNVAYDGRRDVEIKSIGLLLPFALLGIVLGVEVLRATDPDYIRVAVGVVVVVSALLLFRGVRLPGSRSRWGDGVIGGMSGLLATSVGISGPPVILLLVSRGMPKRAFRANIALYFVFTSLASLVALYLGGLIEPGHLLFAAALTPAAFIGKVAGTALMRRFSERAFRNLTLALILATGAGAAISAVLSLV; encoded by the coding sequence GTGCTCGAACTGCTTGAGCCGGCGGTGCTGGTGGCCGTGGCCGCCGTGTTCACCGCAGGGGCGGTCTCCGGGCTCGTTGGCTTCGGGTTCGCCCTGGTATGCGTGCCGCTGCTACTCCTGGTGTACGATCCTGCGACCGTGATCCCGGTCAACGTCGCGCTCTCCGTTTTCACGACCATGAACGTCGCCTACGACGGGCGGCGGGACGTGGAGATCAAATCCATCGGCTTACTGCTGCCCTTCGCCCTGCTCGGGATCGTGCTCGGGGTCGAGGTGTTGCGGGCGACGGACCCGGATTACATCCGGGTGGCGGTCGGTGTAGTGGTCGTGGTGTCCGCGCTTTTATTGTTTCGTGGCGTGCGCTTGCCGGGCTCCCGTAGCCGGTGGGGCGACGGGGTGATAGGCGGGATGAGTGGTCTGCTGGCCACCTCGGTTGGTATAAGCGGCCCGCCGGTCATCCTGCTGCTGGTTTCGAGGGGGATGCCCAAACGCGCCTTCCGGGCGAACATAGCCCTATACTTCGTGTTTACCAGCCTGGCAAGCCTGGTGGCGCTGTACCTCGGCGGGCTGATCGAGCCGGGCCACCTGCTGTTCGCGGCGGCCCTTACCCCCGCCGCCTTCATCGGCAAGGTCGCGGGCACCGCCCTGATGCGCAGGTTCTCTGAGAGGGCCTTCCGAAACCTGACGCTGGCCCTGATCCTGGCCACCGGCGCCGGGGCGGCGATCTCCGCCGTTCTCTCGCTGGTCTAG
- a CDS encoding haloacid dehalogenase type II: MPAENVKAIFFDVFGTVVDWRGGVIREGERLGERHGLPVDWAAFADAWRGEYAPSMQRVRGGELPWTPLDGLHRESLDRLLERFGITGLSEREKEHLNHAWHRLDPWPDSVPGLTRLREEYVIAPLSNGNVSLLVDMARRAGLPWDVILSAELARRYKPDPEAYLASAALLDLPPTEVMMAAAHPDDLRAAAALGFRTAYIHRPHEWGLRAKPPVKPADSEFGLVTESIEELADRLT; the protein is encoded by the coding sequence ATGCCCGCAGAGAACGTGAAAGCCATCTTCTTCGACGTCTTCGGAACCGTCGTGGACTGGCGCGGCGGCGTGATCCGGGAGGGCGAGCGGCTCGGTGAAAGGCACGGGCTACCGGTAGACTGGGCGGCCTTCGCCGACGCCTGGCGCGGCGAGTACGCCCCCTCCATGCAGCGGGTGCGCGGCGGCGAGCTCCCCTGGACCCCGCTCGACGGCCTGCACCGCGAGTCGCTCGATAGGCTGCTGGAGCGGTTCGGGATCACGGGTCTGTCCGAGAGGGAGAAAGAGCACCTGAATCACGCCTGGCACCGGCTCGACCCCTGGCCGGACTCCGTGCCCGGCCTTACGAGGCTGCGCGAGGAGTACGTCATCGCCCCACTCTCCAACGGCAACGTCTCGCTGCTAGTGGACATGGCCCGGCGCGCCGGTCTGCCGTGGGACGTGATCCTCTCGGCCGAGCTCGCCCGCCGCTACAAGCCCGACCCGGAGGCGTACCTCGCCTCCGCGGCCCTGCTCGACCTCCCTCCCACAGAGGTGATGATGGCCGCCGCCCATCCCGACGACCTCCGCGCCGCCGCGGCCCTCGGCTTCCGCACCGCCTACATCCACCGCCCGCACGAATGGGGGCTGCGAGCGAAGCCGCCCGTGAAGCCCGCCGACTCGGAGTTCGGCCTGGTCACGGAGAGCATCGAGGAGCTGGCGGACCGCCTGACGTAA